The sequence ACTCCCAAGTTTACATAGGCAGCTTCAGCCATTGAAACAATAAGATGAATAAATGTGGCCTTTTCTTGACTCATAGCTCCCCTCCTTTTTTTATTTTTTACCCTCTTTCAAAGCTATAAATATACTAACTAAGACTACCGCCATTCCAATTAACTGCAAAAACCCTACTTTCTGGTTAAAAAACAGATAAGCCAAAATCGATGCACCTATAGGTTCGCCAAGAGTAGAGATAGCCACAGCATTGGCCTTTAAGTGCTTTAAAGCCCAATTAAACGATGTATGACCCATAAGCTGGGGCACAAGTGCCAAAAGCAGCATATAAACGTAAGAAATGCCCCTATAGCCAATAAAGCTCTTCCCACTCAAAATAGCAAAAATTAAGGTAAAAATAGCAGAAAAACTATAAACTAGCGTTATGTATTGAAATGTATCTATATTTTTCCTTAAAAAAGAACCTGCCAGAAAATAAACAGCAACGGATAAAGCGCCAAAAAAGGCAAACAAATCACCCAACAGCGCTGCCTCATCAACCCTTCCTACACTAAAGCCACTATCTGAAAAGGCTATAAGCCCACTCCCTAAAACTGCTCCAACTGCTGCTGCAATACTTTTGAAATCCTGTTTTTCTTTAAAAATAAATAGTGATATAAGCAGAACAAATATTGGGCTTGTTGAAACAAGCGTTACAGAGCTTGCAATTGAAGTCAACTTAATCGATGCTATCCAGCTTATAAAGTGAAAACTTAAAAAAAGCCCGCTAACTGCAGCAATTAGGAGCTCCTTTTTTGTTGGAGGGAGTACTTTTTTTGACCTCAAGGTTGACCAGCCAAGCAATATAATAGAAGATATTCCAAGCCTATATGTACTCATGATAACAGCAGGTACATCCCATGCCAATTTTATAATAATACTTGCAAGTGAAACAGAAAAAACACCTACAAGCAAAACAGCGTATATTCTTATCATTTCTTAAACACCAGAGGCCCTATTTCGCTTATAAACAAACCAATAAACATTACAAAAGCCCCAACGTAAGCCCTAAAACTCAATACTTCACCGCCAAGAAAATAGCCAAATACCGCTGCAAAAACAGGTTCCATTATAAAAATAATAGCGGTTTTTGTGGGAGTTGTGTACTTTTGAGCGGTGTTTTGAACAATGAATGCATAAACCGTAGCAAAAACTGCAGTTATCAAAAATGAAAAAACCAGATACCAAGAAAAATGTTGGGGGATTATATGCGTCTCAGTTGTAATAGAAATGATGCTCGAAAGTATAGCAAGTATTGATATCTCAACTACGGTTAGAAGATAGGTATCGTTTCTTCTTGAATATTTATCTGTAAGCACAATCTGTATAGCTACAAACACAGCACATATAACACCTAAAATATCACCGTATGACAAACTGAGATTTTCATTTAAAGACATCATCGTCATGCCAATAAATGCAAAAACAGCACCGATTTGTGAATAAATTCTTGGAATCTTTTTTATCAATAGAGCCGATAAAAATGGTGTGATAATGACATTTAAACCTGTTAAAAAACCTACAATGGTTGCTTTTGAATATTCAAGCGCAACAGTCTGGAAAGCATAAGCCAAAAATAACACAACACCCAATACAACGCCGTCTTTTAATAGTCTCTTGTTTATGTTGACTAATCTTTTATGGAAAATAATCACAAGTAGAAGCGTGGCAATCCAGAATCTAATCGATAAAAAAGCAAAAGTCGGTATTATTTCTATAGATTTTTTAACTACTATAAATGTACTACCCCAAAATACTGTCACAGAAAGCAACATCAAATCTGCTATATACTCTTTGGAGATCTTAAGCATACCTACTCCCTCTTAGATGGTAGATGTTGACCAAAAACACACCTACAAGTATCAAAAAGCCTCCGATAAACTGATTGGGTGTTAAACTTAGATGCAGTATAAAAAAACTTAAAAACACTGTTATTACAGGCTCAACCGAAGAAAAAACGCTTGTTAGAGCCGAACCTATGTTATCTATAGCCAAAAACAGAAACATTATAGCAAAAAATGTAGGGATAAGCCCAAGCAACAAACCTATGAAAACCTTCTGAGAACTAAATTGGGGCAGGCCTAAAAAAAGGTTAATAATCAAAAAACTCAGAAAGGCAAAGAAAATCGTATAGAAGCTAAACGTTATGGCGTTTTCATCTTTTACAAACAGCTCTATGCATATTAAATAGAAACTATAGACAACCATTGCAAGGCTTGAGAATAGAATACCCAACAAGCTGGCTTTGCTGTGAAAAGCCTCTTTGAATATAAATGCAAAACCTATTAAAATGACGGTTATATAGAATATTTTATAGAAATTAAAACTTTCTTTAAATACGAATCGAGAAATGACACTAACCATTGCAGGATAAAGATAAAGAATAAATTCAACGACATTTGGGGATGCATACTTTACCCCCTTGAAGAAACTAAATGCTTGTAGCGTATAAAGAATACTTCCTGTAAAAAAAGCTTTTATAAGTGTGCTTTTTTTGGCTTTTAAAGTTTCTCTTTTAAAAATAAGAAAAAATCCACCCATAAGTATAACGGCAAAGCCAAACCTTAGAAGTAACATATTGAGCGTGGAAAGGCCTGTATCATATCCCAACCTTACTATAACTACAAGACTTGCGAAACTTGCAGCCGATAAAATAGAAAAAATCCCACCCTTAATAATTCTTTCCATAACTACTTCCATTATAGACTAACTTCTGATATACTAAATATCAGAAAACTTTACAAGGGTAAAATTATGGATATCAACACAAAGTCCTTGAGAGAGCAGGTTTACGACTACCTAAAAGAACAAATAAAATCTAAAGCACTAAAAAGAGGAGATTTTTTAGATCTAAACGCCTTAAGCAAAAGCTTGGGGATAAGTAAAACCCCTCTAAGAGATGCACTGCTAAAATTGGAAAGCGACGGATTTGTAGAGATAAAGCCAAGAAAAGGCATAAAGGTAAAAACATTGACACTTAACGAAATACGCAAGTGCTACCAAATAATAGGAACGCTTGAATTTGGTATAGTTGTAGATTATGCTAATCTTCTAACTTTAGAAGATATAAATACAATGAAAGAATTAAACAGTCGAATGAAAATTGCCTTAGACAAAAAAGACTTCAACGAATATTACAAAATAAATGTAAACTTTCATAATATCTACTTAAACCTATCGGATAATGAGGAAATGCTTAGGACAATATCAATAATGAGACAAAGATTGTACGATTTTCCACCAAAAAGTGAATACTTACCAAAATGGGAGTATAAATCTTTAAAAGAGCACGAAATCCTTATAGAACTTTTAAGGCAAAAGGATTTTGTAACGGCAGGATTGTTCTTAAAAAATGTCCACTGGTCATTTGAGGTGCAAAAAAAATACATAGTTCAATACTACAAAGAACAGTTAAGCTAAGAGAGACAGTGCCATAAATTAAACCAGGGCTAATACAAAGATAAGGCATAACTTACAGAGGTAAAATATCCATAATCAAAAATCATTTAGACTGATAAACTTTTAAACCACTTTCATATTTTATTGACATACACTAATCTTTGCTCTATTATGTTTTTAAAATAAGAATTTTAACAAAAAAAGTAAGAGTTATGGCAAGAAAGTTTTTTGTATTTGCGATAGCGTTTCTTATAATTTCCCATATTGCAAACGCTAAAGTCTTTAAATCTGTTCCTTACGTTGGCAAGGTTAGAGGTTTGGCTATAAAAAACTTTCAAGTTGAAGGAAAAAAGTTTTCTGTTGGCTCGTATGTAACAGTTGAATTTGATTTAAAAAACACCTCTTCTAAGCCAATAAAGTTAGGTAAATATGGTGCTTTTGTTGCCTGTCGCGACCCAAATAACAAAAACAGGGACTTTGCCCACCAATACAAATTTTACAAACTAAACAGCCATAAACAAATACATATAAAGGGTAGGATAAAGATAAACAAAAGTGGCTGGTGGAGATTCTGGCCCGGCCTTTACCTCTTGCATTTCGGTTTTGCGCCCAGTGAGTGGGGTAAGATAAAGTTAAAAGCAAAAAGAGAATCACAAGGAAGCTCAAGTGGTTCTCATGAGATGAAAAACCCCAAAAAACTTGTTCTTAAACCTCCATTCAATACATGTTCAGGATGGAAAACCTCACCGGGTGTAGCACAAACAAGATATTACTGTAACCCAAGCACCGGCTACATTGGCATATTTGATTCTGCATGGACAGGCGGTGCAGCCTCGTATGCTTTGATGTATGTATTTTTCAACAGTCCGAAAAACCAAAGGGTTAAGATTAAAGCAATATTTTATTACACAGGGGGAGCAAAAACTACCGGAGTCGCGGCTTTTGCAGGTTTTCAGGCAATACACCATTACAACAATAAATTTTATAGAAGGGATATAGAAGCAGGTTTGAACTATGATATAGCCACCCAAAAGATAATAGATGTAGCTCTATTTGCAATACCATCTGTTACTCACATTAAAGATGTTAAAGAGGCATTGGAGATTATAAGCACAATAAGGGATGCAATGACTTTATTGAAAGAGATGAAAGATCTGTATAATGTTAGAAAGGCTAAAAAATATGTCTATACCTTTTACATTAATGCAAAGAAAGGAAGTAATTTTGTAGGTATAGGTTTGAGAGGGAATTGTAGCGGTGTTGTTACTGGCTCATCCTTTGTTGTGGTTGCAGCACAGTTGGCTCAAGTTGAGATTCTGTTTTGATATTATAAAGAACAAAAGCTTTCACAAACGTATCTTTAATGTTTATACCACTTCTTCACTTTTAACTTGATATAAAATGATAATTAATCTATATTTGTAAATATGGATGTTTCTTTAAAAATCTATAGAGTGGGTGGTTTGTTTAACCCCAAAAATAAAGAAAGGAGTGCAAGCCAATGGAAACATTAACCATTTGCGTGCCGTTTTTTGCTCTTCCCGGTATGAAAGAGACATGTAGCGATCTGGTAGGTGATCAAAATCTAATCCTCAGGGATATATTGGGATTAAACCCATTAAGAAAAGGAGAATACGAAAACGGCCCTTATTTAGAGGGTTTCAACGTTGATGGGAAACTTGATTATGTATTCTACTTTGAAGAAGTAGAAAAAATTATTGAAAAACAGGTATATGATCAAATCTATATACTATTCAGAGCTATTTATAAACCTTACCAAAAGGAAACTCAGCATTTGGTTGTTGGATACTATACAGTAGAAAATACCCAAGGCATAGAGATAGCACCTGGAGCATACGCAATAACAGGCACAAGTGCATATTTCGTAGACTACAAAGACGCATTAAATATAACCGATATAATTGTAGGTTACAACCTACAAGATTCCATAATGAAGAGTAACAGCCAAAACCATCCAGAATACAAAGACTGGGTAAACGGATGGCTTGAGCATATAAAATCAAAGGAAAACAAATTAGAGGCTTACATAGAGAGAAGCAAAAAGCTAAGAACGCTAAAGACAGAGGAAAATTACAAAGAGAAGTTGGAAGGGTGTTTATAAAAAACAAATCGGAGGTAAACATTTATGGGTGTAGCTACTGACAAAAAGAGAGTTGTTGCAATTTGTGGCTCTGGGGGTGTGGGGAAAACCACACTATGTGAAGATATTTTATTTAAAACCAAAAAAATCACCAGGAAGGGCTCAACAGACAAGGGCAACACAACAATGGATTTTGACTCTGAGGAAATCGATAGAAAAATCTCACTTCAGCTTGCCGTCGGTTATACCGAATGGAAAAAGCATTTTATTTATCTCATAGATACACCCGGATATCACAACTTCATAGCTGACGCTCTCTGTGGAATAAAGGCCTCGGATGCGGCAGTAATGTTGATAGACATAAAAGATGGACCAGAGGCGCAAAACGAAAGATTGCTCGATGAAATAAGAAAAGAAAACAAGCCGGCCATCTTCTTTTTAAACGGCATAGATAAAGAAGATATAAACTTTCAAAACACCATCCAATCCATAAAAGACAGTTTAACCCCAAAGGCATTCCTGCTCCAACTACCTATACTCAAAGATGCAAAAGTTGTAGGGTATGTCGATATAATTCAGAAAAAGGCATTCTCGTTTGAGGACAACAAAGAAATGGAGCTGCCAGCCGAGATAGCTGATGAGCTCGAAGAAAGATACATGGAACTTGTTGAAGAGGTTTCAACATACGATGATGAGCTCATGGAAAAGTATTTAGAAGGTGAAGAACTGGATAAAGACACTGTAGTAAAAACACTCAAAGAAGCCGTAAAAAGCGGTGGTTTTTATCCTGTAATTTTGGGCTCAGGGCTAAAAGGATACGGAACTGAGCAACTTTTGGATGAAATAGTTGATCTATTGCCTTCACCTGAGAATATGTTTGAAGAACCTGCAGGACTTGTATTTAAAACCTATAACGACCCACAAATGGGTAAAATAAGCCTTGTAAGGGTTTACTCAGGTTCTCTAAAGGCAGATACATCATACTACAATGTAAACAAAGACCAAGAAGAGAGATTAGGCACAATAAACCTTATGCTAGGCAAAAGTTTATCAAAAGTAGAAGAGGCTACGACGGGGGACATATTCGCTGTCGCAAAACTAAAGATAACCCAAACTGGGGACACCATAGCCAACAAAGGCAGCGAAGTTAAATGTGAGTTTGTAAAGATGCCATTACCATACATATCTGCTGCCATATACGGTGCAAGCAAAGGCGATGAGGAAAAAATCGGTGCAGCCATAAGCAAAATTATCGAGGCAGATCCATCACTGTCATTCACAAGAAACGATGAAACAGGAGAATTTATATTAACAGGAATGGGTAAACTCCATCTTGAAACAGTTGTGTCAAGACTCAAAAAGAAATATGGCGTTGAAGCCCAACTAAAGACACCAAAGGTTGCATACAAAGAAACAATAAAAGGTAAAACCTCATCCCATGGAAGATACAAAAAACAAACCGGCGGCCATGGTCAATTTGGAGATTGTGTCATAGAGATAGAACCACTCCCAAGAGGAAAAGGATTTGAGTTTGAAGATTTGATTGTTGGAGGTGCTATACCTAAGCAATTTATACCATCGGTCGAAAAGGGTATTAAGAATGCAATGGAGCAGGGATTTTTAGCGGGTTATCCTATGATAGATATTAAGATAAAGCTTGTTGATGGTAAATACCATCCGGTCGATTCAAGTGATTTGGCATTTCAGATGGCAGGCTCTATAGCATTCAAAGAAGGTGTTGCAAAATGCAAACCTGTCCTGCTTGAGCCTATTGTTGAAATGGAGGTTTATGTGCCCGATGAGGTAATGGGCGATGTCATAGGAGACTTAAATTCAAGAAGGGGCAGGGTCCTGGGCATGGAGCCTTATGAGGACAAAAAAGGGTATCAGCGTATTAGAGCCTTGGTTCCAGAGGCTGAGATCTTAGAATATGCTCCATCCTTGCGCTCTTTAACCGCAGGCAGAGGATTCTTTAAGTACCAATTTTCAACATATGAAGAGGTCCCACCTCAGATAGCAGAAAAAATAATTGAAGAATCAAAGCAGGAAGAAGATAAAAAATAAAATAGGGGGGTCAACCCCCTTTATTTGTCCTTAATGAGGAGTTTTAACTACTAATACGGGTATTTCGCTCAGGCGCATTACCTTCTCGGTAACACTTCCAAACATAAATCTTTCAAGGCCGCTTCTACCATGAGCACCCATCACTATTATGTCTATTCCGTTCTTTTTGGAAAATTCAACGATACTTTTTGCAGCTTCTCCTACCTCTATAACAACCTCTGCATCTTGAATATTGTATCTATTCCTAATGTGTTCTATTTCCTTTATGGCCTCCTCCCTCAAGGAATTTACTATCTGTTCAGCTGGAAATGATGGGACATAACCCACATAGCTGTTTATATCCGTTATGCAGTGGTAGATATAAA comes from Hippea maritima DSM 10411 and encodes:
- a CDS encoding DMT family transporter, with protein sequence MIRIYAVLLVGVFSVSLASIIIKLAWDVPAVIMSTYRLGISSIILLGWSTLRSKKVLPPTKKELLIAAVSGLFLSFHFISWIASIKLTSIASSVTLVSTSPIFVLLISLFIFKEKQDFKSIAAAVGAVLGSGLIAFSDSGFSVGRVDEAALLGDLFAFFGALSVAVYFLAGSFLRKNIDTFQYITLVYSFSAIFTLIFAILSGKSFIGYRGISYVYMLLLALVPQLMGHTSFNWALKHLKANAVAISTLGEPIGASILAYLFFNQKVGFLQLIGMAVVLVSIFIALKEGKK
- a CDS encoding DMT family transporter, whose amino-acid sequence is MLKISKEYIADLMLLSVTVFWGSTFIVVKKSIEIIPTFAFLSIRFWIATLLLVIIFHKRLVNINKRLLKDGVVLGVVLFLAYAFQTVALEYSKATIVGFLTGLNVIITPFLSALLIKKIPRIYSQIGAVFAFIGMTMMSLNENLSLSYGDILGVICAVFVAIQIVLTDKYSRRNDTYLLTVVEISILAILSSIISITTETHIIPQHFSWYLVFSFLITAVFATVYAFIVQNTAQKYTTPTKTAIIFIMEPVFAAVFGYFLGGEVLSFRAYVGAFVMFIGLFISEIGPLVFKK
- a CDS encoding DMT family transporter — protein: MERIIKGGIFSILSAASFASLVVIVRLGYDTGLSTLNMLLLRFGFAVILMGGFFLIFKRETLKAKKSTLIKAFFTGSILYTLQAFSFFKGVKYASPNVVEFILYLYPAMVSVISRFVFKESFNFYKIFYITVILIGFAFIFKEAFHSKASLLGILFSSLAMVVYSFYLICIELFVKDENAITFSFYTIFFAFLSFLIINLFLGLPQFSSQKVFIGLLLGLIPTFFAIMFLFLAIDNIGSALTSVFSSVEPVITVFLSFFILHLSLTPNQFIGGFLILVGVFLVNIYHLRGSRYA
- a CDS encoding GntR family transcriptional regulator; the encoded protein is MDINTKSLREQVYDYLKEQIKSKALKRGDFLDLNALSKSLGISKTPLRDALLKLESDGFVEIKPRKGIKVKTLTLNEIRKCYQIIGTLEFGIVVDYANLLTLEDINTMKELNSRMKIALDKKDFNEYYKINVNFHNIYLNLSDNEEMLRTISIMRQRLYDFPPKSEYLPKWEYKSLKEHEILIELLRQKDFVTAGLFLKNVHWSFEVQKKYIVQYYKEQLS
- the fusA gene encoding elongation factor G: MGVATDKKRVVAICGSGGVGKTTLCEDILFKTKKITRKGSTDKGNTTMDFDSEEIDRKISLQLAVGYTEWKKHFIYLIDTPGYHNFIADALCGIKASDAAVMLIDIKDGPEAQNERLLDEIRKENKPAIFFLNGIDKEDINFQNTIQSIKDSLTPKAFLLQLPILKDAKVVGYVDIIQKKAFSFEDNKEMELPAEIADELEERYMELVEEVSTYDDELMEKYLEGEELDKDTVVKTLKEAVKSGGFYPVILGSGLKGYGTEQLLDEIVDLLPSPENMFEEPAGLVFKTYNDPQMGKISLVRVYSGSLKADTSYYNVNKDQEERLGTINLMLGKSLSKVEEATTGDIFAVAKLKITQTGDTIANKGSEVKCEFVKMPLPYISAAIYGASKGDEEKIGAAISKIIEADPSLSFTRNDETGEFILTGMGKLHLETVVSRLKKKYGVEAQLKTPKVAYKETIKGKTSSHGRYKKQTGGHGQFGDCVIEIEPLPRGKGFEFEDLIVGGAIPKQFIPSVEKGIKNAMEQGFLAGYPMIDIKIKLVDGKYHPVDSSDLAFQMAGSIAFKEGVAKCKPVLLEPIVEMEVYVPDEVMGDVIGDLNSRRGRVLGMEPYEDKKGYQRIRALVPEAEILEYAPSLRSLTAGRGFFKYQFSTYEEVPPQIAEKIIEESKQEEDKK
- a CDS encoding universal stress protein produces the protein MNGISVRKILAPTDLSEASIYALSYAKAMSDKFDAKLYIYHCITDINSYVGYVPSFPAEQIVNSLREEAIKEIEHIRNRYNIQDAEVVIEVGEAAKSIVEFSKKNGIDIIVMGAHGRSGLERFMFGSVTEKVMRLSEIPVLVVKTPH